The following proteins come from a genomic window of Athalia rosae chromosome 1, iyAthRosa1.1, whole genome shotgun sequence:
- the LOC105693408 gene encoding protein RER1, whose protein sequence is MMQDEDLGGTPRRNVFSLGVMRISQIYQSYLDMWTPHAISRWIFAAFLLAVFILRILLTQGWYIVTYALGIYHLNLFIAFLTPKIDPAMDFDEADGPELPTRSNEEFRPFIRRLPEFKFWYSVTKSTVFAMVCTFFDCFNIPVFWPILVMYFITLFCITMKRQIKHMVRYRYLPFTHGKPKYQNHEDTSRLIPSK, encoded by the exons ATGATGCAAGACGAGGATTTAGGTGGGACACCAAGGCGGAATGTTTTTAGCCTAGGAGTAATGAGAATATCACAG ATCTATCAAAGTTATCTGGATATGTGGACACCTCATGCTATATCGAGATGGATATTTGCCGCATTTCTTTTAGCTGTATTTATTTTGCGTATTTTATTAACACAG GGATGGTACATCGTTACATACGCTTTGGGTATTTACCACCTAAATTTGTTCATCGCATTCCTTACACCAAAAATTGACCCTGCGATGGACTTTGATG AGGCCGATGGTCCTGAGCTACCTACAAGATCAAATGAGGAATTCAGGCCATTCATAAGACGGTTACCTGAATTTAAGTTCTGGTATTCAGTCACCAAGTCCACTGTGTTTGCAATGGTGTGCACCTTCTTCGACTGCTTTAATATTCCAGTATTTTGGCCGATCCTCGTCATGTACTTTATAACACTGTTCTGCATCACTATGAAACGTCAAAtaaag CACATGGTAAGATACCGATATCTACCATTCacgcatgggaaacccaagtaCCAGAACCACGAGGATACTTCGAGATTAATACCTTCAAAATGA
- the LOC105693407 gene encoding diuretic hormone receptor-like isoform X1, producing the protein MAGVSVNGTRPVEVNYILNVLNYINELNESSITEEVKCSLMKYRHQEHPFHQSGCEVDWDSLLCWPHTSPGSLATLPCFEELNGIRYDNSQNATRWCWSNGTWDKYSDYSACHDVSLTAVESGVEITTMLYFVGYSFSLFTLIVAVSIFLYYKELRCLRNNIHTNLMFTYILADLMWILTTVMQLTTQTDLPTCIIFVSLLHYFHLTNFFWMFVEGLYLYLLVVKTFTGDNIKLRLCLIIGWGVPLIVIGVWGIAKSLGDNFTSHGHQVMEVALWKHCSWMTPHPYDWFYQAPTIAVLCMNVIFLFMIMWVLITKLRSANNVETQQYRKATKALLVLIPLLGVTYILVLAGPTQGHVAHMFANLRAILLSSQGLSVALFYCFLNTEVQNTVRHHFSRWSTARNLGADRRYYSYNNWSPRSRTESIRLYCQPSNPYRKRESTVSETTTTTVIGPNPTTAFIEREKKAISEDLNE; encoded by the exons atgGCAGGTGTTTCTGTGAACGGTACGAGACCTGTGGAGGTGAATTATATCCTGAATGTGCTCAACTACATAAACGAATTGAACGAGTCCTCGATAACCGAGGAGGTGAAATGTTCCCTAATGAAATATCGACACCAGGAGCATCCTTTCCATCAATCCGGGTGCGAGGTTGACTGGGATTCGCTTCTCTGCTGGCCTCACACCTCACCCGGGAGTCTTGCTACTTTGCCCTGTTTCGAGGAATTGAACGGAATTCGTTACGACAATTCTC aaaatgcgACCCGGTGGTGCTGGTCAAATGGAACATGGGACAAATACTCAGATTATTCAGCGTGTCACGACGTTAGTCTGACAGCGGTGGAATCGGGGGTTGAAATTACCACCATGCTCTACTTTGTTGGATACTCATTCTCCCTTTTTACCCTTATAGTTGCAGtctctatatttttatactaTAA AGAACTCAGATGCCTACGAAACAACATTCATACAAATCTAATGTTCACCTATATTTTAGCAGATTTAATGTGGATACTCACAACTGTTATGCAG TTAACAACGCAGACGGATCTTCCaacatgtataatattcgtCTCCCTTCTCCACTACTTCcatttaacaaattttttctggATGTTTGTCGAAG GTCTATATCTGTACTTATTAGTAGTAAAAACGTTTACTGGGGATAACATCAAATTAAGACTATGTTTGATTATTGGTTGGG GAGTACCATTAATCGTTATTGGAGTATGGGGAATTGCGAAATCATTGGGAGATAATTTCACCTCTCATGGTCATCAGGTGATG GAGGTGGCACTATGGAAGCATTGTTCGTGGATGACACCACACCCCTACGATTGGTTCTACCAAGCTCCAACAATTGCTGTCCTGTGTATGAATGTGATCTTCTTGTTCATGATTATGTGG GTACTGATAACGAAACTCCGATCAGCTAATAACGTGGAAACCCAACAATATAGAAAGGCTACCAAAGCGCTTCTTGTACTCATCCCCCTGCTTGGCGTTACCTACATATTAGTACTGGCTGGTCCTACACAGGGACATGTTGCTCACATGTTTGCCAATTTACGCGCCATACTGCTATCTTCACAG GGCCTTTCGGTAGCGCTGTTCTATTGCTTCCTAAATACTGAGGTGCAAAATACCGTTCGTCATCATTTTTCGCGATGGAGTACGGCCAGAAATCTTGGTGCGGATCGGCGATACTACAGCTATAATAACTGGTCCCCTCGATCAAGAACGGAAAGCATAAG ACTTTATTGTCAACCATCGAATCCTTATCGAAAAAGAGAATCTACCGTCAgtgaaacaacaacaaccacagTTATTGGGCCCAATCCAACGACAGCATTTATCGAGCGTGAGAAAAAAGCCATATCTGAAGATCTTAATGAATGA
- the LOC105693407 gene encoding diuretic hormone receptor-like isoform X2 produces the protein MAGVSVNGTRPVEVNYILNVLNYINELNESSITEEVKCSLMKYRHQEHPFHQSGCEVDWDSLLCWPHTSPGSLATLPCFEELNGIRYDNSQNATRWCWSNGTWDKYSDYSACHDVSLTAVESGVEITTMLYFVGYSFSLFTLIVAVSIFLYYKELRCLRNNIHTNLMFTYILADLMWILTTVMQLTTQTDLPTCIIFVSLLHYFHLTNFFWMFVEGLYLYLLVVKTFTGDNIKLRLCLIIGWGVPLIVIGVWGIAKSLGDNFTSHGHQEVALWKHCSWMTPHPYDWFYQAPTIAVLCMNVIFLFMIMWVLITKLRSANNVETQQYRKATKALLVLIPLLGVTYILVLAGPTQGHVAHMFANLRAILLSSQGLSVALFYCFLNTEVQNTVRHHFSRWSTARNLGADRRYYSYNNWSPRSRTESIRLYCQPSNPYRKRESTVSETTTTTVIGPNPTTAFIEREKKAISEDLNE, from the exons atgGCAGGTGTTTCTGTGAACGGTACGAGACCTGTGGAGGTGAATTATATCCTGAATGTGCTCAACTACATAAACGAATTGAACGAGTCCTCGATAACCGAGGAGGTGAAATGTTCCCTAATGAAATATCGACACCAGGAGCATCCTTTCCATCAATCCGGGTGCGAGGTTGACTGGGATTCGCTTCTCTGCTGGCCTCACACCTCACCCGGGAGTCTTGCTACTTTGCCCTGTTTCGAGGAATTGAACGGAATTCGTTACGACAATTCTC aaaatgcgACCCGGTGGTGCTGGTCAAATGGAACATGGGACAAATACTCAGATTATTCAGCGTGTCACGACGTTAGTCTGACAGCGGTGGAATCGGGGGTTGAAATTACCACCATGCTCTACTTTGTTGGATACTCATTCTCCCTTTTTACCCTTATAGTTGCAGtctctatatttttatactaTAA AGAACTCAGATGCCTACGAAACAACATTCATACAAATCTAATGTTCACCTATATTTTAGCAGATTTAATGTGGATACTCACAACTGTTATGCAG TTAACAACGCAGACGGATCTTCCaacatgtataatattcgtCTCCCTTCTCCACTACTTCcatttaacaaattttttctggATGTTTGTCGAAG GTCTATATCTGTACTTATTAGTAGTAAAAACGTTTACTGGGGATAACATCAAATTAAGACTATGTTTGATTATTGGTTGGG GAGTACCATTAATCGTTATTGGAGTATGGGGAATTGCGAAATCATTGGGAGATAATTTCACCTCTCATGGTCATCAG GAGGTGGCACTATGGAAGCATTGTTCGTGGATGACACCACACCCCTACGATTGGTTCTACCAAGCTCCAACAATTGCTGTCCTGTGTATGAATGTGATCTTCTTGTTCATGATTATGTGG GTACTGATAACGAAACTCCGATCAGCTAATAACGTGGAAACCCAACAATATAGAAAGGCTACCAAAGCGCTTCTTGTACTCATCCCCCTGCTTGGCGTTACCTACATATTAGTACTGGCTGGTCCTACACAGGGACATGTTGCTCACATGTTTGCCAATTTACGCGCCATACTGCTATCTTCACAG GGCCTTTCGGTAGCGCTGTTCTATTGCTTCCTAAATACTGAGGTGCAAAATACCGTTCGTCATCATTTTTCGCGATGGAGTACGGCCAGAAATCTTGGTGCGGATCGGCGATACTACAGCTATAATAACTGGTCCCCTCGATCAAGAACGGAAAGCATAAG ACTTTATTGTCAACCATCGAATCCTTATCGAAAAAGAGAATCTACCGTCAgtgaaacaacaacaaccacagTTATTGGGCCCAATCCAACGACAGCATTTATCGAGCGTGAGAAAAAAGCCATATCTGAAGATCTTAATGAATGA
- the LOC105693520 gene encoding probable Dol-P-Man:Man(7)GlcNAc(2)-PP-Dol alpha-1,6-mannosyltransferase isoform X1, which produces MDQVIIIVAAVHLFYCPFTKVEESFNLQAMHDILYHGSNLTEYDHHDFPGVVPRTFLGPIFISGIVAPFAAAVDHLNMNKFCVQYIVRAALGLTVIATLRLYRQALQLIFGQQFMKWFVAITVTQYHFMYYLSRPLPNIMAMPLVLIALYGWLRQNPTIFICSSAAAIIIFRAELAMLLGLFLLHDLVNKKLTISRLLRIAIPAGIFLLGLTVIVDSIFWNRFVWPEGEVFYFNTILNKSNQWGTSPFLWYFYSALPRGLAFSYVLIPLGMLWDNRVRTLTIPGIFFVLLFSFLPHKELRFIIYVFPLLNVGAAAACHRIWENRAKSSWHGFLALAVLTHIFLNAIFSMFLLCVAGANYPGGSAIARLHRLERESFEPVHVHIDVLTAQTGVSRFTQTNKSWIYSKQENINVDSPEMLQFTHLLMEAKSKYSPNIKPYMKTHDILDSVDGFSHIVLNYNGMSPIKIKTKPMIFIMKRKPNTKYDPTKDRIKRDTNDGSTSIDDENVVLTSEIPGEDLDQMGMIFEDIEASLEAFGKPLEQTLNDPLVQENLDTYESINTMDSSIENANEINRETESMAKVYSDEEVNTEHDKLPLYAVPEIQLDDSLSIAEKILESQVDSSSIGAVDDKYDVSHDPTKSDSKAEQQKTGNVKKSVKKLIQKKMDEVKSKKEDIGNDELEVVLEKPNSPGKTDESQKTRRIVNKPLNREVLTNHKQNVIHVKESIRNIIAQFKEFEKDLATEDSVSFKKASDEEFLDQSVEDNHEIEERSLEENNVETDEYIINAQGSGRVKDARVSLKEIIDQFKELKNELSSDEDDRFDQISADYINRPISETLMLFSEALKDLVLRRKEKAAMLSLEKYKFPRKQISNEDDSLSGFTKDNLKPEVIRKSMSQMDEVPVIESPENRPPTVSVHKRPRETLMDDGKILTEADEIKFEKHTKKEQQDESRALNV; this is translated from the exons ATGGATCAAGTAATAATCATTGTAGCAGCTGTCCACCTCTTTTACTGCCCGTTtacaaaagttgaagaaagtTTCAACTTACAAGCGATGCACGACATACTGTACCATGGGTCTAACCTAACAGAa TACGATCATCACGATTTTCCTGGAGTTGTGCCAAGAACATTTCTGGGTCCAATCTTCATCTCTGGGATTGTAGCACCTTTTGCTGCAGCTGTTGATCACTTGAATATGAACAAATTTTGTGTTCAATATATTG TGAGAGCTGCATTGGGTTTAACAGTTATCGCTACTCTGCGACTGTATAGACAAGCACTACAGTTGATATTTGGTCAACAGTTCATGAAATGGTTTGTTGCAATCACTGTAACACAGTATCATTTCATGTATTATCTGAGCCGTCCTTTGCCAAACATTATGGCTATGCCATTAG TTCTAATCGCTCTCTATGGATGGCTAAGACAAAACCCTACAATATTCATTTGCTCTTCGGCAGCAGCAATCATTATATTTAGAGCTGAGCTGGCAATGCTCTtaggattatttttattacacgacTTAGTCAATAAGAAACTCACCATATCGAG ATTGCTCAGAATAGCAATTCCTGCAGGTATATTCCTCCTAGGACTCACAGTGATTGTGGATTCCATATTCTGGAATCGTTTTGTTTGGCCTGAGGGTGAGGTCTTCTACTTTAATACCATTCTCAACAAAAGTAATCAGTGGGGC ACATCACCATTTCTTTGGTACTTCTATTCCGCCTTGCCCCGTGGCCTGGCATTCTCGTACGTTCTCATACCACTAGGGATGTTATGGGACAATAGAGTACGTACTCTTACAATTCCAggcatttttttcgtcttattattctcatttttgcCTCACAAAGAACTGAGATTCATTATCTATGTCTTCCCGCTTCTGAACGTTGGAGCAGCCGCAGCTTGTCACAGGAT ATGGGAAAATAGAGCAAAATCCTCATGGCATGGATTTTTGGCACTGGCCGTTCTGACTCACATATTTTTAAATGCCATCTTCTCCATGTTCCTGCTCTGCGTAGCTGGCGCAAACTATCCGGGAGGTTCAGCTATTGCCAGGCTACATCGATTAGAGCGAGAGTCATTTGAGCCAGTTCATGTTCATATTGATGTGCTAACGGCACAGACCGGTGTTTCTAGATTTACACAAACTAACAAATCCTGGAT ATATTCCAAGCAAGAAAATATAAACGTCGATAGTCCAGAAATGTTGCAGTTCACACATCTGCTCATGGAAGCTAAGAGTAAATATTCACCAAATATAAAACCCTACATGAAAACCCATGACATATTAGACTCTGTGGACGGTTTTTCACACATAGTGTTAAACTACAACGGTATGTCAcctataaaaattaaaacaaaaccGATGATTTTCATAATGAAGAGAAAACCGAATACCAAATATGATCCGACGAAAGACAGAATCAAAAGGGATACAAACGATGGATCAACAAGCATTGATGACGAAAATGTCGTTTTAACTTCTGAAATTCCTGGGGAAGACTTGGATCAAATGGGTATGATATTTGAAGACATTGAGGCATCTTTAGAAGCATTTGGTAAACCCTTGGAGCAAACCTTAAATGATCCTTTGGTTCAGGAGAATTTGGATACATATGAATCAATTAATACCATGGACTCGAGTATTGAAAATGCTAATGAGATTAATAGAGAAACAGAATCGATGGCAAAAGTTTACTCTGATGAGGAAGTTAATACAGAACACGATAAACTCCCTCTATATGCAGTGCCAGAGATCCAACTCGATGACAGTTTATCAATTgcagaaaaaattcttgaatcaCAAGTAGACAGTTCTTCAATAGGTGCTGTGGATGATAAATACGATGTTTCCCATGATCCAACAAAAAGTGATAGCAAGGCTGAGCAACAAAAAACAGGTAATGTGaaaaaatccgtaaaaaaattgatccaaaAAAAGATGGATGAAGTTAAATCTAAAAAAGAAGACATCGGCAATGATGAACTTGAAGTTGTATTGGAGAAACCTAATTCACCCGGCAAGACTGATGAATCTCAAAAGACAAGACGTATAGTAAACAAACCTCTGAACAGGGAGGTTTTGACAAACCATAAACAAAATGTAATTCATGTGAAAGAGAGCATTAGAAATATAATAGCTCAgttcaaagaatttgaaaaagatttaGCCACTGAAGATTCAGTGTCTTTCAAGAAAGCGTCAGACGAGGAATTCTTAGACCAGTCTGTGGAAGATAACCACGAGATTGAGGAGCGTTCGttagaagaaaataatgttGAAACAGACGAGTACATCATAAATGCACAGGGTAGTGGAAGAGTAAAAGATGCAAGAGTGAGTTTGAAGGAAATTATAGATCAATTCAAAGAACTGAAGAATGAACTGTCTTCAGACGAAGACGATCGATTTGATCAAATATCTGCGGATTATATCAACCGACCGATATCTGAGACACTTATGCTATTCAGTGAAGCATTGAAAGACTTAGTTCTGCGTCGGAAAGAAAAAGCAGCTATGTTGTCGttagaaaaatacaaatttccaAGAAAACAAATATCCAATGAAGATGATTCACTGTCCGGTTTTACGAAAGATAATTTGAAGCCTGAGGTGATCAGAAAGTCGATGTCACAAATGGATGAAGTACCTGTTATAGAAAGTCCAGAAAATAGACCGCCCACTGTTTCCGTGCATAAAAGACCACGCGAAACGCTTATGGATGATGGGAAGATTTTGACTGAAGCTGATGaaataaagtttgaaaaacatACCAAGAAAGAACAGCAGGATGAGAGTAGGGCTTTGAATGTCTGA
- the LOC105693520 gene encoding probable Dol-P-Man:Man(7)GlcNAc(2)-PP-Dol alpha-1,6-mannosyltransferase isoform X2, translating into MHDILYHGSNLTEYDHHDFPGVVPRTFLGPIFISGIVAPFAAAVDHLNMNKFCVQYIVRAALGLTVIATLRLYRQALQLIFGQQFMKWFVAITVTQYHFMYYLSRPLPNIMAMPLVLIALYGWLRQNPTIFICSSAAAIIIFRAELAMLLGLFLLHDLVNKKLTISRLLRIAIPAGIFLLGLTVIVDSIFWNRFVWPEGEVFYFNTILNKSNQWGTSPFLWYFYSALPRGLAFSYVLIPLGMLWDNRVRTLTIPGIFFVLLFSFLPHKELRFIIYVFPLLNVGAAAACHRIWENRAKSSWHGFLALAVLTHIFLNAIFSMFLLCVAGANYPGGSAIARLHRLERESFEPVHVHIDVLTAQTGVSRFTQTNKSWIYSKQENINVDSPEMLQFTHLLMEAKSKYSPNIKPYMKTHDILDSVDGFSHIVLNYNGMSPIKIKTKPMIFIMKRKPNTKYDPTKDRIKRDTNDGSTSIDDENVVLTSEIPGEDLDQMGMIFEDIEASLEAFGKPLEQTLNDPLVQENLDTYESINTMDSSIENANEINRETESMAKVYSDEEVNTEHDKLPLYAVPEIQLDDSLSIAEKILESQVDSSSIGAVDDKYDVSHDPTKSDSKAEQQKTGNVKKSVKKLIQKKMDEVKSKKEDIGNDELEVVLEKPNSPGKTDESQKTRRIVNKPLNREVLTNHKQNVIHVKESIRNIIAQFKEFEKDLATEDSVSFKKASDEEFLDQSVEDNHEIEERSLEENNVETDEYIINAQGSGRVKDARVSLKEIIDQFKELKNELSSDEDDRFDQISADYINRPISETLMLFSEALKDLVLRRKEKAAMLSLEKYKFPRKQISNEDDSLSGFTKDNLKPEVIRKSMSQMDEVPVIESPENRPPTVSVHKRPRETLMDDGKILTEADEIKFEKHTKKEQQDESRALNV; encoded by the exons ATGCACGACATACTGTACCATGGGTCTAACCTAACAGAa TACGATCATCACGATTTTCCTGGAGTTGTGCCAAGAACATTTCTGGGTCCAATCTTCATCTCTGGGATTGTAGCACCTTTTGCTGCAGCTGTTGATCACTTGAATATGAACAAATTTTGTGTTCAATATATTG TGAGAGCTGCATTGGGTTTAACAGTTATCGCTACTCTGCGACTGTATAGACAAGCACTACAGTTGATATTTGGTCAACAGTTCATGAAATGGTTTGTTGCAATCACTGTAACACAGTATCATTTCATGTATTATCTGAGCCGTCCTTTGCCAAACATTATGGCTATGCCATTAG TTCTAATCGCTCTCTATGGATGGCTAAGACAAAACCCTACAATATTCATTTGCTCTTCGGCAGCAGCAATCATTATATTTAGAGCTGAGCTGGCAATGCTCTtaggattatttttattacacgacTTAGTCAATAAGAAACTCACCATATCGAG ATTGCTCAGAATAGCAATTCCTGCAGGTATATTCCTCCTAGGACTCACAGTGATTGTGGATTCCATATTCTGGAATCGTTTTGTTTGGCCTGAGGGTGAGGTCTTCTACTTTAATACCATTCTCAACAAAAGTAATCAGTGGGGC ACATCACCATTTCTTTGGTACTTCTATTCCGCCTTGCCCCGTGGCCTGGCATTCTCGTACGTTCTCATACCACTAGGGATGTTATGGGACAATAGAGTACGTACTCTTACAATTCCAggcatttttttcgtcttattattctcatttttgcCTCACAAAGAACTGAGATTCATTATCTATGTCTTCCCGCTTCTGAACGTTGGAGCAGCCGCAGCTTGTCACAGGAT ATGGGAAAATAGAGCAAAATCCTCATGGCATGGATTTTTGGCACTGGCCGTTCTGACTCACATATTTTTAAATGCCATCTTCTCCATGTTCCTGCTCTGCGTAGCTGGCGCAAACTATCCGGGAGGTTCAGCTATTGCCAGGCTACATCGATTAGAGCGAGAGTCATTTGAGCCAGTTCATGTTCATATTGATGTGCTAACGGCACAGACCGGTGTTTCTAGATTTACACAAACTAACAAATCCTGGAT ATATTCCAAGCAAGAAAATATAAACGTCGATAGTCCAGAAATGTTGCAGTTCACACATCTGCTCATGGAAGCTAAGAGTAAATATTCACCAAATATAAAACCCTACATGAAAACCCATGACATATTAGACTCTGTGGACGGTTTTTCACACATAGTGTTAAACTACAACGGTATGTCAcctataaaaattaaaacaaaaccGATGATTTTCATAATGAAGAGAAAACCGAATACCAAATATGATCCGACGAAAGACAGAATCAAAAGGGATACAAACGATGGATCAACAAGCATTGATGACGAAAATGTCGTTTTAACTTCTGAAATTCCTGGGGAAGACTTGGATCAAATGGGTATGATATTTGAAGACATTGAGGCATCTTTAGAAGCATTTGGTAAACCCTTGGAGCAAACCTTAAATGATCCTTTGGTTCAGGAGAATTTGGATACATATGAATCAATTAATACCATGGACTCGAGTATTGAAAATGCTAATGAGATTAATAGAGAAACAGAATCGATGGCAAAAGTTTACTCTGATGAGGAAGTTAATACAGAACACGATAAACTCCCTCTATATGCAGTGCCAGAGATCCAACTCGATGACAGTTTATCAATTgcagaaaaaattcttgaatcaCAAGTAGACAGTTCTTCAATAGGTGCTGTGGATGATAAATACGATGTTTCCCATGATCCAACAAAAAGTGATAGCAAGGCTGAGCAACAAAAAACAGGTAATGTGaaaaaatccgtaaaaaaattgatccaaaAAAAGATGGATGAAGTTAAATCTAAAAAAGAAGACATCGGCAATGATGAACTTGAAGTTGTATTGGAGAAACCTAATTCACCCGGCAAGACTGATGAATCTCAAAAGACAAGACGTATAGTAAACAAACCTCTGAACAGGGAGGTTTTGACAAACCATAAACAAAATGTAATTCATGTGAAAGAGAGCATTAGAAATATAATAGCTCAgttcaaagaatttgaaaaagatttaGCCACTGAAGATTCAGTGTCTTTCAAGAAAGCGTCAGACGAGGAATTCTTAGACCAGTCTGTGGAAGATAACCACGAGATTGAGGAGCGTTCGttagaagaaaataatgttGAAACAGACGAGTACATCATAAATGCACAGGGTAGTGGAAGAGTAAAAGATGCAAGAGTGAGTTTGAAGGAAATTATAGATCAATTCAAAGAACTGAAGAATGAACTGTCTTCAGACGAAGACGATCGATTTGATCAAATATCTGCGGATTATATCAACCGACCGATATCTGAGACACTTATGCTATTCAGTGAAGCATTGAAAGACTTAGTTCTGCGTCGGAAAGAAAAAGCAGCTATGTTGTCGttagaaaaatacaaatttccaAGAAAACAAATATCCAATGAAGATGATTCACTGTCCGGTTTTACGAAAGATAATTTGAAGCCTGAGGTGATCAGAAAGTCGATGTCACAAATGGATGAAGTACCTGTTATAGAAAGTCCAGAAAATAGACCGCCCACTGTTTCCGTGCATAAAAGACCACGCGAAACGCTTATGGATGATGGGAAGATTTTGACTGAAGCTGATGaaataaagtttgaaaaacatACCAAGAAAGAACAGCAGGATGAGAGTAGGGCTTTGAATGTCTGA